One region of Mugil cephalus isolate CIBA_MC_2020 chromosome 17, CIBA_Mcephalus_1.1, whole genome shotgun sequence genomic DNA includes:
- the LOC125023200 gene encoding heterogeneous nuclear ribonucleoprotein Q isoform X3 has product MKTYRQREKQGTKVSDTNKGPDEAKIKALLERTGYTLDVTTGQRKYGGPPPESAHSGAQPTIGTEIFVGKIPRDLFEDELVPLFEKAGPIWDLRLMMDPLSGLNRGYAFVTFCTKEAAQQAVKLCNNNEIRPGKHIGVCISVANNRLFVGSIPKSKTKDQIVEEFAKVTEGLNDVILYHQPDDKKKNRGFCFLEYEDHKTAAQARRRLMSGKVKVWGNVVTVEWADPIEDPDPEVMAKVKVLFVRNLASTVTEEILEKAFSQFGKLERVKKLKDYAFIHFEERDGAVKALADLNGKDLEGEHIEIVFAKPPDQKRKERKAQRQAAKTQMYDEYYYYGPPHMPPPTRGRGRGGRGGYSYAPDYYGYEDYYDYYGYDYHNYRGGYDDPYYGYEDFQGSGRGRGARPGLRGGASQTRGRGAITPRGRVGFSQRGGLGTIRAGKRGRGRS; this is encoded by the exons ATGAAGACgtacagacagagagagaaacaagggACCAAAGTGTCGGATACCAATAAAGGACCAGATGAAGCCAAAATTAAA GCTTTGCTGGAAAGGACTGGTTACACACTTGATGTGACAACAGGACAGAGGAAGTACGGTGGTCCCCCACCAGAGTCTGCTCACTCAGGAGCCCAGCCAACCATCGGTACAGAG ATATTTGTAGGCAAAATCCCCAGAGACCTTTTTGAGGATGAGCTGGTTCCACTGTTTGAGAAAGCTGGCCCCATCTGGGACCTGCGCCTGATGATGGATCCACTCAGTGGCCTGAACAGAGGCTACGCCTTTGTCACTTTCTGCACTAAAGAAGCTGCACAGCAGGCTGTCAAATTG TGCAACAACAATGAAATTCGACCGGGCAAACACATTGGTGTGTGCATCTCTGTGGCCAATAATAGACTGTTTGTTGGCTCCATCCCcaagagcaaaacaaaagatCAGATTGTTGAAGAATTTGCAAAAGTCACAG AGGGTCTGAATGATGTCATATTGTACCACCAGCCAGACGACAAGAAGAAAAACCGGGGCTTTTGCTTCCTGGAATATGAAGACCACAAGACGGCAGCTCAGGCTCGCCGCCGACTAATGAGCGGCAAGGTGAAGGTGTGGGGAAATGTGGTCACCGTGGAGTGGGCTGATCCCATCGAGGACCCAGACCCAGAGGTCATGGCCAAg gtCAAGGTGCTGTTTGTGAGGAACTTAGCAAGCACTGTTACAGAGGAGATACTTGAAAAGGCCTTCAGCCAGTTCGGCAAGCTGGAGCGagtgaaaaaactgaaagacTATGCCTTCATCCACTTTGAGGAAAGAGATGGTGCTGTGAAG GCCTTGGCTGATCTCAATGGCAAGGACCTTGAAGGAGAGCACATTGAAATCGTCTTTGCCAAGCCACCTGACCAGAAGAGGAAGGAGCGCAAAGCCCAGAGACAAGCCgctaaaacacaaat GTATGATGAATACTATTATTACGGGCCGCCCCACATGCCACCACCCACAAGAGGCAGAGGGCGAGGCGGACGCGGAGGTTACTCTTACGCCCCTGATTACTACGGCTATGAAGACTATTACGATTACTATGGATATGACTACCACAACTACCGGGGCGGCTACGATGACCCGTACTACGGCTACGAGGACTTCCAAGGGTCTGGGAGAGGACGAGGAGCGAGGCCAGGACTCCGCGGCGGTGCCAGTCAGACCAGGGGCCGTGGTGCTATCACACCGAGGGGCCGAGTGGGCTTCTCCCAGCGAGGAGGTCTTGGAACAATCAGAG CAGGGAAACGGGGCCGAGGGCGGTCCTGA
- the LOC125023200 gene encoding heterogeneous nuclear ribonucleoprotein Q isoform X2, translated as MATEHINGNGPEEPMDTSAAVTHSEHFQTLLEAGLPQKVAEKLDEIYIAGLVSHSDLDDRAIEALKEFNEEGALQVLLQFKDSDLSHVQNKSAFLCGVMKTYRQREKQGTKVSDTNKGPDEAKIKALLERTGYTLDVTTGQRKYGGPPPESAHSGAQPTIGTEIFVGKIPRDLFEDELVPLFEKAGPIWDLRLMMDPLSGLNRGYAFVTFCTKEAAQQAVKLCNNNEIRPGKHIGVCISVANNRLFVGSIPKSKTKDQIVEEFAKVTEGLNDVILYHQPDDKKKNRGFCFLEYEDHKTAAQARRRLMSGKVKVWGNVVTVEWADPIEDPDPEVMAKVKVLFVRNLASTVTEEILEKAFSQFGKLERVKKLKDYAFIHFEERDGAVKALADLNGKDLEGEHIEIVFAKPPDQKRKERKAQRQAAKTQMYDEYYYYGPPHMPPPTRGRGRGGRGGYSYAPDYYGYEDYYDYYGYDYHNYRGGYDDPYYGYEDFQGSGRGRGARPGLRGGASQTRGRGAITPRGRVGFSQRGGLGTIRGKRGRGRS; from the exons ATGGCCACAGAACATATTAATGGAAATGGTCCAGAAGAACCTATGGACACCTCTGCTGCAGTTACCCATTCTGAGCACTTCCAGACTTTATTAGAAGCTGGTTTACCACAGAAAGTTGCTGAAAAACTAGATGAAATTTACATAGCAG GTTTGGTGTCACACAGTGACTTAGATGATCGAGCAATTGAAGCTCTGAAAGAATTCAACGAAGAAGGTGCTCTTCAAGTCCTTTTGCAATTCAAGGACAGCGACCTCTCACATGTTCAG AACAAAAGTGCCTTTCTTTGTGGCGTGATGAAGACgtacagacagagagagaaacaagggACCAAAGTGTCGGATACCAATAAAGGACCAGATGAAGCCAAAATTAAA GCTTTGCTGGAAAGGACTGGTTACACACTTGATGTGACAACAGGACAGAGGAAGTACGGTGGTCCCCCACCAGAGTCTGCTCACTCAGGAGCCCAGCCAACCATCGGTACAGAG ATATTTGTAGGCAAAATCCCCAGAGACCTTTTTGAGGATGAGCTGGTTCCACTGTTTGAGAAAGCTGGCCCCATCTGGGACCTGCGCCTGATGATGGATCCACTCAGTGGCCTGAACAGAGGCTACGCCTTTGTCACTTTCTGCACTAAAGAAGCTGCACAGCAGGCTGTCAAATTG TGCAACAACAATGAAATTCGACCGGGCAAACACATTGGTGTGTGCATCTCTGTGGCCAATAATAGACTGTTTGTTGGCTCCATCCCcaagagcaaaacaaaagatCAGATTGTTGAAGAATTTGCAAAAGTCACAG AGGGTCTGAATGATGTCATATTGTACCACCAGCCAGACGACAAGAAGAAAAACCGGGGCTTTTGCTTCCTGGAATATGAAGACCACAAGACGGCAGCTCAGGCTCGCCGCCGACTAATGAGCGGCAAGGTGAAGGTGTGGGGAAATGTGGTCACCGTGGAGTGGGCTGATCCCATCGAGGACCCAGACCCAGAGGTCATGGCCAAg gtCAAGGTGCTGTTTGTGAGGAACTTAGCAAGCACTGTTACAGAGGAGATACTTGAAAAGGCCTTCAGCCAGTTCGGCAAGCTGGAGCGagtgaaaaaactgaaagacTATGCCTTCATCCACTTTGAGGAAAGAGATGGTGCTGTGAAG GCCTTGGCTGATCTCAATGGCAAGGACCTTGAAGGAGAGCACATTGAAATCGTCTTTGCCAAGCCACCTGACCAGAAGAGGAAGGAGCGCAAAGCCCAGAGACAAGCCgctaaaacacaaat GTATGATGAATACTATTATTACGGGCCGCCCCACATGCCACCACCCACAAGAGGCAGAGGGCGAGGCGGACGCGGAGGTTACTCTTACGCCCCTGATTACTACGGCTATGAAGACTATTACGATTACTATGGATATGACTACCACAACTACCGGGGCGGCTACGATGACCCGTACTACGGCTACGAGGACTTCCAAGGGTCTGGGAGAGGACGAGGAGCGAGGCCAGGACTCCGCGGCGGTGCCAGTCAGACCAGGGGCCGTGGTGCTATCACACCGAGGGGCCGAGTGGGCTTCTCCCAGCGAGGAGGTCTTGGAACAATCAGAG GGAAACGGGGCCGAGGGCGGTCCTGA
- the LOC125023200 gene encoding heterogeneous nuclear ribonucleoprotein Q isoform X1, producing MATEHINGNGPEEPMDTSAAVTHSEHFQTLLEAGLPQKVAEKLDEIYIAGLVSHSDLDDRAIEALKEFNEEGALQVLLQFKDSDLSHVQNKSAFLCGVMKTYRQREKQGTKVSDTNKGPDEAKIKALLERTGYTLDVTTGQRKYGGPPPESAHSGAQPTIGTEIFVGKIPRDLFEDELVPLFEKAGPIWDLRLMMDPLSGLNRGYAFVTFCTKEAAQQAVKLCNNNEIRPGKHIGVCISVANNRLFVGSIPKSKTKDQIVEEFAKVTEGLNDVILYHQPDDKKKNRGFCFLEYEDHKTAAQARRRLMSGKVKVWGNVVTVEWADPIEDPDPEVMAKVKVLFVRNLASTVTEEILEKAFSQFGKLERVKKLKDYAFIHFEERDGAVKALADLNGKDLEGEHIEIVFAKPPDQKRKERKAQRQAAKTQMYDEYYYYGPPHMPPPTRGRGRGGRGGYSYAPDYYGYEDYYDYYGYDYHNYRGGYDDPYYGYEDFQGSGRGRGARPGLRGGASQTRGRGAITPRGRVGFSQRGGLGTIRAGKRGRGRS from the exons ATGGCCACAGAACATATTAATGGAAATGGTCCAGAAGAACCTATGGACACCTCTGCTGCAGTTACCCATTCTGAGCACTTCCAGACTTTATTAGAAGCTGGTTTACCACAGAAAGTTGCTGAAAAACTAGATGAAATTTACATAGCAG GTTTGGTGTCACACAGTGACTTAGATGATCGAGCAATTGAAGCTCTGAAAGAATTCAACGAAGAAGGTGCTCTTCAAGTCCTTTTGCAATTCAAGGACAGCGACCTCTCACATGTTCAG AACAAAAGTGCCTTTCTTTGTGGCGTGATGAAGACgtacagacagagagagaaacaagggACCAAAGTGTCGGATACCAATAAAGGACCAGATGAAGCCAAAATTAAA GCTTTGCTGGAAAGGACTGGTTACACACTTGATGTGACAACAGGACAGAGGAAGTACGGTGGTCCCCCACCAGAGTCTGCTCACTCAGGAGCCCAGCCAACCATCGGTACAGAG ATATTTGTAGGCAAAATCCCCAGAGACCTTTTTGAGGATGAGCTGGTTCCACTGTTTGAGAAAGCTGGCCCCATCTGGGACCTGCGCCTGATGATGGATCCACTCAGTGGCCTGAACAGAGGCTACGCCTTTGTCACTTTCTGCACTAAAGAAGCTGCACAGCAGGCTGTCAAATTG TGCAACAACAATGAAATTCGACCGGGCAAACACATTGGTGTGTGCATCTCTGTGGCCAATAATAGACTGTTTGTTGGCTCCATCCCcaagagcaaaacaaaagatCAGATTGTTGAAGAATTTGCAAAAGTCACAG AGGGTCTGAATGATGTCATATTGTACCACCAGCCAGACGACAAGAAGAAAAACCGGGGCTTTTGCTTCCTGGAATATGAAGACCACAAGACGGCAGCTCAGGCTCGCCGCCGACTAATGAGCGGCAAGGTGAAGGTGTGGGGAAATGTGGTCACCGTGGAGTGGGCTGATCCCATCGAGGACCCAGACCCAGAGGTCATGGCCAAg gtCAAGGTGCTGTTTGTGAGGAACTTAGCAAGCACTGTTACAGAGGAGATACTTGAAAAGGCCTTCAGCCAGTTCGGCAAGCTGGAGCGagtgaaaaaactgaaagacTATGCCTTCATCCACTTTGAGGAAAGAGATGGTGCTGTGAAG GCCTTGGCTGATCTCAATGGCAAGGACCTTGAAGGAGAGCACATTGAAATCGTCTTTGCCAAGCCACCTGACCAGAAGAGGAAGGAGCGCAAAGCCCAGAGACAAGCCgctaaaacacaaat GTATGATGAATACTATTATTACGGGCCGCCCCACATGCCACCACCCACAAGAGGCAGAGGGCGAGGCGGACGCGGAGGTTACTCTTACGCCCCTGATTACTACGGCTATGAAGACTATTACGATTACTATGGATATGACTACCACAACTACCGGGGCGGCTACGATGACCCGTACTACGGCTACGAGGACTTCCAAGGGTCTGGGAGAGGACGAGGAGCGAGGCCAGGACTCCGCGGCGGTGCCAGTCAGACCAGGGGCCGTGGTGCTATCACACCGAGGGGCCGAGTGGGCTTCTCCCAGCGAGGAGGTCTTGGAACAATCAGAG CAGGGAAACGGGGCCGAGGGCGGTCCTGA
- the cga gene encoding glycoprotein hormones alpha chain: MKGKLSFNMVPTTMGLVKSAGVSFLVLSFLLYVADSYPNIDLSNMGCVECTLRKNELFSRDRPIYQCSGCCFSKAFPTPLSTMKTMTIPKNITSEASCCVARHSYETEVGGARVRNHTDCHCSTCYFHKI, encoded by the exons ATGAAGGGGAAGCTTTCTTTCAACATG GTACCAACCACGATGGGTTTAGTGAAATCAGCTGGAGTATCTTttcttgtgttgtcttttctcCTCTACGTAGCTGATTCATACCCCAACATCGACTTATCGAACA TGGGCTGCGTGGAATGCACGCTGAGGAAGAACGAACTTTTCTCAAGGGATCGTCCGATCTACCAGTGCAgtggctgctgcttctccaAGGCGTTCCCAACTCCTCTGAGCACCATGAAGACAATGACGATCCCAAAGAACATCACCTCAGAGGCATCATGCTGCGTTGCAAGGCACAGCTATGAG ACAGAGGTAGGTGGCGCCAGGGTGAGAAACCACACAGATTGCCACTGCAGCACCTGCTATTTTCATAAAATATGA